From Bdellovibrionales bacterium, one genomic window encodes:
- a CDS encoding tetratricopeptide repeat protein, with amino-acid sequence MNSQQESLRILRRAGEMDDGVLSLGEAALALASLEKQGADLTPYRQHLAVLVEQVRAGGAATTLDVQLQRLRHVLVVQNKYQGDDNHNEDARATNLMDTIDRRRGSPVMLGVIYLHVATAMGWAMTGLDLSGHFLLRLSARDGQVVIDPFRAGQTCQLEEAGDYFIDDEDSLLEEERHRPTLLDLSSELLTPLSSRDLLLRLQHNVKRRLLSQDRVEAAIATLQGMILFAPRHQDLWKELGYLQAERGHLRAAITALEVVKDLAGGPIPAQQTDVMLREIRWRLN; translated from the coding sequence ATGAATTCCCAACAAGAATCACTTCGCATTTTGCGCCGCGCGGGAGAAATGGACGATGGCGTCCTTTCTCTGGGTGAAGCCGCGCTTGCCTTAGCGTCCTTAGAAAAACAAGGCGCAGACCTGACGCCCTATCGTCAGCATTTAGCCGTGCTGGTCGAACAAGTGCGCGCGGGTGGGGCGGCCACAACGCTTGATGTGCAGTTGCAGCGCTTGCGTCACGTTCTGGTCGTGCAAAACAAATATCAAGGCGATGACAATCATAACGAGGACGCCCGCGCCACGAACTTGATGGACACCATCGACCGTCGTCGCGGCTCGCCCGTTATGCTGGGCGTGATCTATCTTCATGTAGCGACGGCCATGGGATGGGCCATGACAGGCCTTGACCTTTCCGGCCACTTTTTGCTGCGCCTATCGGCTCGGGATGGACAAGTTGTTATCGATCCTTTCCGCGCAGGGCAAACCTGTCAGCTTGAAGAGGCAGGCGACTATTTTATTGACGATGAGGACAGCCTGCTTGAGGAAGAGAGGCATCGCCCCACGCTTCTTGACTTATCCTCAGAGCTTCTTACGCCGCTCAGCAGCCGCGATTTGTTGCTGCGCCTACAACACAACGTCAAACGCCGCCTTCTATCACAAGATCGCGTGGAAGCCGCTATTGCGACCTTGCAAGGCATGATCCTTTTCGCGCCGCGCCATCAGGATTTGTGGAAAGAGCTGGGCTACCTACAGGCCGAGCGCGGCCATCTTCGCGCCGCCATCACCGCGCTGGAGGTCGTCAAAGACCTTGCCGGAGGCCCCATCCCCGCCCAGCAAACCGACGTCATGCTACGCGAGATTCGCTGGCGGCTGAATTAA
- a CDS encoding YraN family protein has product MIPHYKTTKEQRGLSAHRRGHWAETLCRVALWSKGYRIIATRYKTHQGEIDLIVMRGKTLAFIEVKARPDTRQASEAVSDHQKVRLARTGSLFLARQRGFSGFDIRFDVMLVLPWHWPVHIQNAFEPPL; this is encoded by the coding sequence ATGATCCCTCACTACAAAACGACAAAAGAACAGCGCGGGCTCTCTGCCCATCGGCGCGGCCACTGGGCAGAAACCCTATGCCGCGTGGCCTTATGGAGTAAAGGCTACAGGATTATCGCTACCCGCTATAAAACGCACCAAGGCGAAATTGACCTGATCGTTATGCGGGGCAAAACACTGGCCTTTATCGAAGTTAAAGCACGCCCCGACACGCGGCAGGCCAGCGAGGCTGTCTCGGATCATCAAAAGGTACGATTGGCACGCACAGGCTCTCTCTTTTTGGCGCGGCAACGCGGTTTTTCAGGCTTTGATATTCGGTTTGACGTGATGCTGGTTCTGCCTTGGCACTGGCCCGTCCATATCCAAAACGCCTTTGAGCCGCCTTTGTGA